From Branchiostoma floridae strain S238N-H82 chromosome 5, Bfl_VNyyK, whole genome shotgun sequence:
TTTCATAAACATGTAATACCCACAAAAAATTCCTGTTGCCTGCGCATGCGTAGTGAAATCTGTGGAAGAGCTTATAATGCTCCAGTTGCCTGATTTAATTTTGTTAACGCCCACTGACGTATTACTATTGCTAAGATGGCGGCGGAGGTGGTCACGCCGATCCCACGCTCCTGCTGAGATAAGTTTAAAAGTGTCCTTACCGAGTAGATCTACAATATTTTTTCAACCAAAAGACTCTGTAGATATATTTCCGTCAACTCTGATTTATATCGGGTTGCCTTTTTCCCTTGTTCTTGGATATTTTGACGAATTTACGATTTTCCGTGAACCCAAGCCAACCCAAGCCAACTTCGGACGCCATGACCGACCCAAGCGCTCACGAGGACTTGTACTCCGTACTCGGTGTATCTTCTTCGGCAACTCCTGATGATATTGTGGAAGCGTACAAAAAGGAGGTCAAGCTGTACGAGAACGCGTCTAAACTCGGCAGAAGTAAGCAAGCGTCCAAAGAAGCTTTGACAAGACACAAGGAGGTAAGCAGATCGTTCAGTATACTATCCGACGTGTCCCGAAGACAACGGTATGACAACAGCGGCTCTGTAACTGTCCCTACCAAAATCACAAAGAAGTCACGCAAACAGTCCGCAGATTACTGCATTAACCAGAATGAGCAAAGTGTCACGATATTTTTACCCCCGAACCTTGCGACCTCTTGGCTCTCCAAGTGCGAAGAACACCACTCAACCCGAGCAACGAGAAAGGCACCGGTAAATAACCGGGTAGTAAAGGGCAAGGTCCCTGACAACGGCCACCAGATCAAAACCGTGTTCAAAGATACCCAATCTCAAGACATCGTAGGTTCTGTCAGTATCATGGTCTATGAATCTACAAACAAGATTCTAGTTCAGGGTTCCGCTTATCTGTTGTGGTTCACGGAAGTATTCCCTGTTCTCAAAGAGGCAATTGACACTGCGTGTACCGACAAAATCAAGGCTCTGACAGAATCGGAAGAACCCAGTTTAGTTGTATCGTTGGACACAACAGATAGCCCCCCATTGTGCTCAGTATGTGAACAACCTATGATGGCTGACGTTTGCGCTTTGTGTGAAACTGTGCCTAAAGTCGTGCTAGACTGCAACAGTAATGATTTGCGTCCTGTTGAAATTGAGGAAACGGTAGAAGACACAAGTACTCCTCACAGCGGTATCACGGCTAACAAGTCAACTCCTGTCATTCCTGCCGACTACTCTATTCTTCAGGAAAATGTGAACAAACTGGAAGCTTGTCTTGTTGACTCAATCTCAGTTCAAAAAACCTCTGAGACTTCAATCCTGCAAAGGCTTTCCTTACTGGAGGACAGGCTGAAAGTCCGTGAACAAAACCATGTCTGTGAAGGACTATCTGCCCTTGAGAAAAGGAAACTCCTAGAAGATGTTGCACGTTTGGAAAGTGTAAAATGTGATCTTGAGAATCAAGTTCAGTCACTCCAACGCAAATACAACGAGCTGTCAAGTGCTATGCAGAAGGTTCATTTGTCGGGTTCACACGGTCAGACAAAATCGACAGAGACACAAACCACCCAGGAGGCTTCAGATCGCGCCGACAAATTATTGTATGAATTAGCTAATGTCAGCGTCAGCAACAGATTTCAAGTTCTAGATGAGTACAACAATAGGAACAGCTCCGACAATACAGTTTCAAACCCCGGTGCTAAACGCCGTCGCCAAGCACACAAAACAGGCGCGAACGTGTCTCCTGTTCAGGACAAAGTGGAAGACAAGGTCCCTGAATCAACAATCACACAGCATCAGCATTGTAAAGACATGCCGCCCGATGTGTTAATCTTGGGTGACTCCAACACAAAGCCAATCAAGCCAGACGTCATGTATCCAGACAAACGTGTAACAAAAGAGATAACCTACAACATAACACAAGCTACAGACCACATCCAACAGTCAACCATGCCCGCCCCCAAAGTTATACTGTTCCACATTGGAACTAACGACGTACGAGACAAACGGGATCCAACGGCTGTTTCTGAGGGTTTTCGAAAACTAATTCAGACTTCCCGCGATAAGTTCCCCCATACTCCACTGGTTTTCTCCGCCATTCCGCCCAGACGCGACTCAAAGCTACAAGAAATTGGCGAACAGGTGAACTCTTTCCTGAATGTCGTATCTGAAGAAACCAGCTACGTACACGTGACGGACAACAGCAACCTGTCAAACATGGGGACGATCAAGGAAGCCCTATATTGCCAAGATGGTTACCACTTGAATAGGTTCGGAACCCGCGTGATGGTCTCTAACATTAAAAGAGTGGTTAACCCTATCATAGGTCTGGGTAACTACAGCAGTAAGGGTACAAGGGCAAACTTCCAGTCACTCCCTGGTCAATGTGCTGTGCCTCCAAGATTCTACCAGCATCCCGCAAACGGTCAGAGACAACCCCCACGTTCTCTCGTGGTTGGAtctcaaggtcaaagtcaaggCCTTCCCCGATCACCAAATGCACCTGCATCAAACCAACGTTCAACTGTACTGTCCGGACGTGCCGTCGGAACTTTTCCAGCCAGTTCTCCTTCGGGACAGCCAAACGGACAACCCCGTGATGGTGGTACTCCATCACCGGCACCGCCTGGACGTCCTGCCGTGTTCGGTGCACCTGCCTCGGGACAGCCAGACGGACAACCCCGTGGTACTCCATCACCGGCACCGCCTGGACTTCCTGCCGTGTTCAATGCACCTGCCTCGGGACAGCCAGACGGACAACCCCGTGGTACTCCATCACCGGCACCGCCTGGACTTCCTGCCGTGTTCGGTGCACCTGCCTCGGGACAGCCAGACGGACAACTCCGTGGTACTCCATCACCGGCACCGCCTGGACGTCCAGCCGTGTTCGGCGCACCTGCAAGAGACTCCCGCCTACAGCCGAGTCAGCGTTCGGGACCATGGGGAAGCCCGCCTCCCTTCTTCAACTTCCCACCTGCACCATGGGGCCTTCCACCTCCGAACACTACCCGAATGGCTCCTCCACCTTGGCCCTGGCATCCAGCCCTGATGTGGCCGCCCATGCCGATGTGGTAGGAAAAGTATAAGTATAAGTCGTAACATGTTGGAACATGAGTATATATTATAAGTAAAACTGTTAGTTGAGCAAGGAATTAATGACGTATTTAGTATTTCTTTGCATCTTcttttcaacttcaagtttaCTTGATATATTGAGAAAACGTATTGAATCTATATATAATGTCCTCATTTTAGTTTAAACTCGGATTTTTAAATGTTGCTAGATATTGTATTTTAATGCTCGTGTATGGACACTATTTTACTTATtgcactgttttgttttgttttggatatGAAAGCATTCCGAAGTGGATGCAAGAGCTTTGGCGTTTGGAATGTACACGGATTAGGTTCCAAACTAGAGGATTCTGATTTTCTGTCTCACATCAAaaagttcgacttcttctcgcttttaGAAACCTGGAGTACAGAAAACACCAAAATTAACATTCCCAACTACAGCTATTTTCACCAACATAGACAAAAGAGCAAGCGAGCGAAACGTTCTTCGGGAGGTATTGTCTTCCTATTTAAAAACGAATACAAATGTTACGTAAAGAAAGCACCATCTAAATCAACAGATGCCCTTTGGGTACAAATCGACCGCCAACTACTCGGTTTGCCCAAAGACTTATTTATTTGTTGTCTCTATATTAGCCCCGGATCATCCACTGCTCACAAACATTCAGACAATCACATCATAGAAACGTTAGAAGATGAAATTTCTAAATTTAGCTCTGTCGGATATGTATTACTAGGTGGTGATTTTAATGCTCGTCTCGGAAATCTACCTGATTACACAGCCGATTCTCATATTGACGACGATTCCGACAGCTCCCCATACTTCACTGACAGACAACACATGGATAAAGTTCCTCACAATAAATTCGGCAGACTAATCACAGACCTGTGCATTCAAGCAAACCTTAGAATTTTAAATGGTAGAGTCGTTGGCGACTTACAAGGAAAATGCACGTGTCATCAACCAAACGGTAGCAGCACAGTTGATTTAATGATTTGTAGCCAGCCCTTCCTACAACAAATTTTAACATTCCGTGTCAATCCTTTAACAGTTTTCTCTGACCATTGTATGATATCAGCATTTatcaactcaaaaccaccaataCATCTTTGTCAGGAGAAACACAAAATCTCACACAACAAGCCTCTTCCTAAACAGTTTCACTGGAACGAGAACTCTGCTCAGACATTCCTTCTTTCTCTCAGTCAGCCTGAAATTGTAAAACGATTAGGTGCTTTGAAAGACACTAACAACATAACATCTGTGGCAGAAATTGAGAATTATGTTTCTGAATTTGGCTCAATTCTAAGAGAGGCGGGTAACAAGTCACTGTGCTTAAAAAGAACTAGAAAACGCCCACcgaaaagacaaaataagaaatgGTTCGATAAAACGTGTGTTGAAATGAAACGTGAAATTAAAAATTTAGCCTATTTacttgaaaaaaatccttcaaactCAGAAGCAAGAGGCAGCTTCTTCAGAAAGAAAAGGGAATATAGAAAATtgctaaaaaagaaaaaacgagaTTTCCGTCAACAAATTATGAATCAACTCTCCACTCTCAGAGAAAAGAATCCAAGTGCACTTTGGGACCTTGTTAATAAATTAAAACCAGAGAAGGCTCAAGAAAATAGCCAAATCCCCAGCGAAGACTGGTTAAACCACTTTAGTAAAGTTGACAAATCATCCAACGGAAATTATGTCGGTCCTTTCACTCCTGTAAATGATGAATCTCATTCCCCAACAGAGACAGAGAACTCTACATTAGATTCTACAATTACTGCAGATGAATTAGACAGAGCTATTGCAAACTTAAAGAATAACAAGTCAAGTGGAAGCGATATGATAAGAAACGAAATGCTGAAATGTGGCAAATCAATTTTCCGGAAACCTCTACTCCATCTTTTTAACCTGTGCTTACAAAACGCATACTTCCCCGAAGAATGGTCGCTCAGCCATATTGTACCTATCCACAAATCCGGAGATACTTCACTCCCAGACAACTATAGAGGAATCTCTATTATAAGTTGTCTTGGAAAATTGTTCTGTTCAATCTTAAACAATAGACTGTCTAATTACGCAGAAGAaaacagccttttcaaaccacaacaggCCGGTTTCAGGAAGAATTTTAGAACAACTGATAATCTATTCACTTTGAACACGCTCGTCAGCAAGTATATCAGTAGAAATTCACGTCTGTACGcatgttttgtagattttagtaaagcttttgattctgtttggcgAGAAGGTCTTTTACTTAAATTGAAGAAACTTGGGATAGGGGGCAAATTTCTCCTGACCATAAAAGATATGTACTCTAAAACTACAAATTgcataaaaacaaacagtggtcTAACCGATACTTTTGTaactcactgtggggttcgacaaggctgtaacctgagtccaacattgttcaatttatttattagtGACATAGCCTCAGAATTTGATCATTCCTGTTGTAATCCTCCAGTTCTACACTGTATGAATGTACCTTGTCTATTATATGCTGATGATTTAGTAATATTCTCAGAGTCACAACGTGGCTTACAATCATCTTTGTCTAGATTAgaagagtactgtaaatcttggaggttgaaagtcaacctaaaaaagacaaaaatcgtAGTTTTCACCAAGGGTGGTCGTTTACCAAGAGACTGCTCCTTCTCGTTTAATAAtaatgtagtagaaattgtatCTTCATATTGTTAGTTAGGCATAATTGTCaactcagctggcacattcaaagccaatcACAAATACCTATACACCAAGGGACTAAGAGCTTTGTTCGGAGTTCGACAATCCCTGGAGAAACCCGAGGCCCCGTTGTCcgttaaaaacaagttattcgATTCCTGTGTCAAACCTATCTTGCTTTATGGATCGGAGATATGGGGCtctttcaaaagttcaaaatcttGCCCAATCGAATCCgtacatctaaaattctgtaaacaatccctcaatgtccccaaaacagctagcaatcttgctgcacgggctgaattagggaggtaccccttacacttggaggcctccctaaacgcCATTAAGTTTTTCACTAGAGTCTGCTTGAATGTGCCGGctgatagtctccaggcagacgcacTCTTATGTCAATTAGAATTAGACTCTTTAGGTAGTAAATGTTGGGCTTCCGGTGTGCGGAAAACTTTAGAAGAATGCGGTTATGCCTTTGTTTGGCATTCTCCACActcaattgtttcaaaagtGCCTTCAATCATCTCTGCTATTCAACAACGTTTAAAGGACATctactttcaaacatttctatgCGAAATTCATAATGACAACAAGGGCAAATGCGCAAAGAAcaaattacgctcatacagactgttcaaatccacctaTAACGAAGAAGAGTATCTTAAGattccgaacgaacgacaaagatctattatcaccaaactacgaatcagctgccacaaactccgtgttgaatcagggaggcacaaccgcacacctctggagcaaagagtctgtcagttctgtaacctgaacaagatcgaagatgaatctcactttctattagattgtagtttatatagtaacgatagaagtattctttttagccatattataggaaagttccctcgctttgaatatatgtctagtgttgaaaaattcatttttcttatgagctttgatcaaacgacattatacaaacacatctcaagctacatatttaacataactaagaaacgagaagaagccgaacaaatgtattagaatagttttagaatttatgttttagattagtcttagaaaccatgatgtttactgcattactaccctttgtatctatatgcctgtacttagcccgatagggcatgaatgtgcaataaaggctattacattTTATTAATGAAGTAAACGTAGAGGACAGACAAGGGCAAGTGAtaaccacaaaacaacaaaggATTGAATACAAACACTTATCGTGTGGATCATCTATCTTCAACATTACAACATCACGAagaaagaagcgagaagatgacCCATGAATTAGATTACTTTGCTCATATAAGTATCTGTATCTTGTGAATACATTTGCATTAAAGTGCCGTTCGTACCTCACTGTTGACATCCAGTCCCTTTAACTTGGCGTGTTCTCTGTCGTCTCTGtgcagtttgttgttgtaaCCTTGTGGCTGGTGAAACAGTCTGTCGTAGGTCGACACTGGGCGGTCCTAGAAAAACATGAGCAGTAACGTTATAGCTTCGTCATATTTGTTCAAGATAAAGGTAAATATGCGATAAAAGGTGATGAGAAACTCGGTGTGACAGACTCCTTTTTTGGTAGATTTCAACAGGTTTATATGAaattaaaactgaaatgcatcactGTCATCACAGGACAGTCTGGCATTTTCAACATCGTGTTCTAATTATGCAGAtaatgttataacgttacattgcgtTGTATTTTCTGTCTCAACCGAAATGAGAAAAACATGTATGTTGGAATACAATTCTATAACATTTTCATCACACAGATCGGAAATTTTCTGTCCAAGTAAGTTGCCAGTGGTCGAACAAAAAATGCATTGTGTTGGCAGGTTTTTACTAGTTTGGCTGGATAAATGGAAACATGACATTGTTTTCCTCTGGCCTATTTGCAAGCAAAGAAAAATATAAGACGAACTGAAGAAAAATGCAGGTGTACAAGAGCCCACCCCTGCATGAGGACCATCTGGCCACTATTTATTCTGGTCGCCTATTCGCCCGGATGTTAGACACGTGATCCATCCATTGTAAAATATGCAGATTAGAGGCATCTCGTCACTCATCAGGCCGCCTCCAACAACGGCTGGAGCTGAAGCGACGACTCCTTCGCAAAGCAGACAAAACTTCCCGCGGCGGCAAGATTAGACGCCCGCTTGCAGGCGGTCGTCTCAgcgcataggtgactttaggctccagacgacgattccccatcactttataacggagggcggatagatgaccaggacaaataggatactttTTGGATGGTCCCTTGAAGAAATTTTGATTTTCCCATTGACcaagtgtaacgttacagcaaggagcttttatcaggataaaagctccttggttacagtgaccacctgtccacacgGGACAGAGACCAGATTTTATAAGTTCACCCAGAGTCTGAAGTTCACCCATGTTATCAGGCCCTCATTCTATAAGCTAGGCAGATATAGTTTATGCAAACGTCTTACACTAAAACAACAAAGTATCAAGACTTGTTCTAACCACCTTCTTGTCGTTGTTGAAGTACGTAATCGGCTTGGGATGTTCCCGTCTAGTCGGTACATACGAGTACGcagagagggaggggggcggcagCTTCGCAGCGATCCCCGCGTGTTGTCCCTCCAGCGACCGCAGAAACGTCTTGGCCACGTCCGGTAACTTCTCTACTTCCTCGTTAAAGTCGTCTACGGGCTCAAGATATCCGTCGTCAAGTCCTTCTATCCTCGGCATGGCAAAATTTAGAGAGAAAAACGGGGAAAATGTAGACAGCTGTTGCACACAACAAAGGCTAAATGGCGGACCGTCTATAGCGTGTATGGTTACTAGGCGTCGCTAGGCATCAGTTTACCTCATGAATAAGTAATCAATTGTTTGCGCTCTTGTGGTTGGTTGGCGTCATTTTGGCGCGAGAATCGCACATGCTAGTGAGATAGTGAGACTTCATTTGGAAACCGTATACTATTTATTACCAATTCAATTTGATTGCGTCTTTTTGATAACGTCTGTCTTTTCAGCAAATCATACCAAAGCAAAAAAAGCTGTGATCGCCATCATTGATTCAAGGATTTTTAGAGAAAAACAAGTGTTTTTTTGCACAGTTTAAGCAACTTCCTAAGTTGGCGCCCTGACCCAGATATGACAGGGTGTAAAACTCAAATGTTGGGGCAGAACCAAATacagtatgaagtcttttattaATATACACTTAATTTGAAACCATTGTAGTCATAGCTTTCCAGTGGACGCCTTTTCCAAAATTAGTttttcatgttgcaaaaaaaactaAGATGAACTGTgatcatacatttgtagctgtgtGGGTCGTACGTGTTTCTCATGCCATAGAATCTACATAGACATATTTCATATCTAAAAATGATTGGAGGATTCCTTTTATATTCATCTAAAAATTTGCATTGCATTTTAGCAAAGCGAGTTCACAAGCAAAACTCAAGTCACAGCTTTTTTCTCCCTTTTCTAACCTGGGTGTTGCCTGCAATGTAATGATCAGTGATCTGAATTTTGGTAGACATTACTACgaagtttttacagtcaaacttacagagtgtgtttgtttgtttattctttatttaactaGAGTGAAAGCATATTGCCTGACagcgtttttcaaagcccctTGGTTTACATGAAGACAGTATTCTAAAATGCCAGTGGCAGTCGGATATTCCACgaa
This genomic window contains:
- the LOC118416656 gene encoding uncharacterized protein C5orf49-like, with the translated sequence MPRIEGLDDGYLEPVDDFNEEVEKLPDVAKTFLRSLEGQHAGIAAKLPPPSLSAYSYVPTRREHPKPITYFNNDKKDRPVSTYDRLFHQPQGYNNKLHRDDREHAKLKGLDVNSEERVKDVPTLSSSDYGHKLDQFKDPPDRKHVRIMHVRTEFYRRNDINISPDKSLH